The proteins below are encoded in one region of Sedimentibacter sp. zth1:
- a CDS encoding M42 family metallopeptidase, which produces MSKTKDFLFELCSSPFVSGSEYKNGQVLKKYFSEYTDNFEQDNLGSYIFKSTGSNGKKIMLAAHIDEIGLMVTDILDNGFLSFTTVGGINPASLIAQDVVVCGKENVRGVIGIKPPHITSAEEMKKASKISELYIDIGMSKDNAKKIVSIGDVATINRQAQLLENDMVTCKSLDNKSGVAVMYKVAKELSKIGHKSDVYYTATTQEEVGLRGARTSSYKINPDIAIIVDVGFGSTPELPSNTMKMGKGGGICLGANFNPKLNKKLIEVAKEYNYDYQLEIAPAGSGTDAIAIQVTQTGVPCLLISIPLRYMHTSVEVISMNDVKSIGSLIARFINEIDNSDLEEITCF; this is translated from the coding sequence ATGTCAAAGACAAAAGATTTTTTATTTGAATTATGTAGCAGTCCTTTTGTTTCAGGTTCAGAATATAAAAATGGTCAAGTATTAAAAAAATATTTTTCTGAATATACTGATAACTTTGAACAAGATAATTTAGGAAGTTACATATTTAAAAGCACTGGTAGTAATGGCAAAAAAATAATGCTAGCAGCACATATTGACGAAATAGGTTTAATGGTAACTGATATTTTAGACAATGGATTTTTATCATTTACTACAGTTGGAGGAATAAATCCTGCATCACTTATAGCTCAAGATGTAGTTGTATGTGGCAAAGAAAATGTCAGAGGAGTTATTGGTATTAAGCCACCACATATAACAAGTGCTGAAGAAATGAAAAAAGCTTCAAAAATTAGCGAGCTGTACATAGATATAGGAATGTCAAAAGATAATGCTAAAAAGATTGTATCAATAGGTGACGTAGCGACAATTAATAGACAAGCTCAGTTGCTTGAAAACGATATGGTTACTTGTAAATCACTTGACAATAAATCAGGTGTAGCAGTTATGTACAAAGTAGCAAAAGAACTAAGTAAAATTGGACATAAAAGTGATGTTTACTATACAGCAACAACACAAGAAGAAGTTGGACTTAGAGGTGCAAGAACTTCGAGCTATAAAATAAACCCTGATATTGCAATCATAGTTGATGTAGGATTTGGTAGTACACCAGAATTGCCATCAAATACTATGAAAATGGGTAAAGGCGGAGGAATTTGTTTGGGTGCAAACTTTAATCCAAAGCTTAATAAAAAATTAATAGAGGTAGCAAAAGAATACAATTATGATTATCAGTTAGAAATAGCTCCAGCAGGAAGTGGAACTGATGCTATAGCTATACAAGTAACTCAAACTGGTGTACCATGTTTACTAATATCTATACCACTTAGATATATGCATACCTCAGTTGAAGTAATTAGTATGAATGATGTAAAGAGCATAGGTTCATTGATAGCAAGATTTATCAATGAGATAGATAATTCTGATTTGGAGGAGATAACATGTTTTTAA
- a CDS encoding M42 family metallopeptidase: MFLKELTTLSGVSGCEFEVRNYIKQKLDEIGCEYKVDKIGNVIAHNIGKAKSKKIMLTAHMDEVGFMVSSIDDSGFIKFSTVGGIDPRTLNSKLVEIGEDKVPGVIGSKAIHLMTAEERGATIPVKSLYIDIGSTSKESTEEKVNIGDYVSFKSDYVEFGDNLIKAKALDDRTGCSAILELLAMKLDIDYYGCFAVMEEVGGIGSKVVADVVDPDFSIVLEGTISADMPEVKDNDKVTVLGKGPAVSLMDGSTIYNLDDVNFVKEVAKKNNIAYQFRRSNAGSTDAGSINTRKAGSRVVTLSTPCRYIHSPISVASKDDYENVVKLTKAIIEEIK, translated from the coding sequence ATGTTTTTAAAGGAATTAACTACATTATCTGGAGTATCAGGATGTGAATTTGAAGTAAGAAATTACATAAAACAAAAGTTAGATGAAATAGGTTGCGAGTACAAAGTTGATAAAATAGGCAATGTTATTGCTCATAATATCGGGAAAGCAAAGAGTAAAAAAATAATGCTTACAGCTCACATGGATGAAGTTGGTTTTATGGTTTCATCAATAGATGATAGCGGATTTATCAAGTTTTCTACAGTTGGTGGGATTGATCCAAGAACATTAAACTCTAAGCTTGTTGAAATAGGTGAAGACAAAGTTCCAGGTGTAATTGGATCTAAGGCTATTCACCTTATGACAGCAGAGGAAAGAGGAGCTACAATACCTGTAAAAAGTTTATACATAGATATAGGAAGTACTTCAAAAGAAAGTACAGAAGAAAAAGTTAACATTGGAGATTATGTATCATTTAAAAGTGATTATGTAGAATTTGGAGATAATTTAATAAAAGCAAAGGCATTAGATGATAGAACTGGATGTAGCGCTATTTTAGAATTATTGGCTATGAAATTAGATATAGATTATTATGGCTGTTTTGCAGTTATGGAAGAAGTTGGAGGAATAGGTTCTAAAGTAGTAGCGGATGTAGTAGATCCTGATTTTTCAATAGTTCTCGAAGGTACAATATCAGCAGATATGCCAGAAGTTAAAGACAATGATAAAGTAACAGTTTTAGGTAAAGGTCCAGCAGTATCATTGATGGACGGTAGCACAATTTACAATTTAGATGACGTTAACTTCGTTAAAGAAGTTGCTAAGAAAAATAATATAGCATATCAGTTTAGAAGAAGTAATGCTGGTTCTACTGATGCCGGATCTATAAATACCAGAAAAGCTGGTTCAAGAGTAGTAACTTTATCAACACCTTGTAGATATATCCATTCACCAATAAGTGTTGCAAGTAAGGATGACTATGAAAACGTTGTAAAATTAACTAAAGCGATAATAGAAGAAATTAAATAG
- a CDS encoding BMP family protein, with translation MKNLRKIISAALVIVLSLSCAMLFSSCGKTSDIALITDKGNIDDKSFNQGAWEGVLEYAEKNNISHKYYKPEEGSDAGYLASIDLAVKGGAKIVVTPGFLFEVPVYEAQTKYPDVKFILLDGAPHTAWDKEGNATFNTEANVASVMYQEEQSGYLAGYAAVIDGYTKLGFMGGMAVPAVQAFGYGYLQGAEAAAQELGVEVEVQYHYTGNFDENDTNKQTAKTMYQNGAEVIFACGGSVGKSVMSAAEEAEAKVIGVDVDQRKDSETVITSATKGLGSSVVQVLEAIYADKFDDYAGNTTFFTAENDGVGLPDNFDRFSKFTTDDYKVIFDKLAKNEISLVRTFDVEDASGYATKDELTTNLSLDKVSVTTVQ, from the coding sequence ATGAAAAATTTAAGAAAAATTATATCTGCAGCTTTAGTGATTGTTTTATCATTGAGTTGCGCAATGTTATTTTCATCATGTGGAAAAACTAGTGACATAGCACTTATTACTGATAAAGGTAATATTGATGATAAGTCATTTAATCAAGGTGCTTGGGAAGGTGTTTTAGAATATGCAGAAAAAAATAATATATCACATAAATATTATAAACCAGAAGAAGGATCAGATGCTGGTTATTTAGCATCAATCGATTTAGCAGTTAAAGGTGGAGCTAAAATTGTCGTAACTCCAGGTTTCTTGTTTGAGGTTCCTGTTTACGAAGCACAAACTAAATACCCAGATGTTAAATTTATACTTCTTGATGGTGCACCTCATACAGCTTGGGATAAAGAGGGAAACGCAACTTTTAATACAGAAGCAAACGTTGCAAGTGTTATGTACCAGGAAGAACAATCTGGTTACTTAGCTGGATATGCAGCAGTTATAGATGGATATACTAAATTAGGTTTCATGGGTGGTATGGCTGTTCCTGCAGTACAAGCTTTTGGTTATGGTTATTTACAAGGAGCTGAGGCAGCTGCTCAAGAATTAGGTGTAGAAGTTGAAGTTCAATATCACTATACTGGAAACTTTGATGAAAATGATACAAACAAACAAACTGCTAAAACAATGTACCAAAATGGTGCAGAAGTTATATTTGCATGTGGTGGTTCTGTAGGTAAATCTGTAATGTCTGCAGCTGAAGAAGCAGAAGCAAAAGTTATAGGTGTTGATGTTGACCAAAGAAAAGATTCAGAAACAGTTATAACAAGTGCTACAAAAGGTTTAGGCTCATCAGTTGTTCAAGTTTTAGAAGCAATATATGCTGATAAATTTGATGATTATGCTGGTAATACTACATTCTTTACAGCTGAAAACGATGGTGTTGGACTTCCGGATAATTTTGATAGATTTTCAAAATTTACAACAGATGACTACAAAGTAATATTTGATAAATTAGCTAAAAATGAAATATCACTAGTTAGAACATTTGATGTAGAAGATGCTAGTGGATATGCTACTAAAGATGAATTAACTACAAATTTAAGCTTAGACAAAGTTTCTGTTACTACAGTTCAATAA
- a CDS encoding S1 RNA-binding domain-containing protein translates to MSDNQNKTMSELFEDYGVSKIRTGDLIKGTVISVKPEAISINLNYKSDGVLTRDEYSYDFVEDLTNVVKEGDEVEALVVKLGDQDGNVVLTRKPIEEQKIWENFEKLKSEKAIIETKIIEACEFGIFGKVNGIKGFIPKNHISINRNVDPSDFVGKTLKVNILDTKNRKGRKQLVLTSKAIEKLEKEAKAKEVWNTLVEGEIYEGTVKNLQAYGAFVDINGVDGLLHINEISWNRIKHPSEVVNVGDKIKVKVKSIDIENKKLSLSYKATIKSPWAIFCDDNKVGQIVTGKVVRVVDFGAFVTVDDIDCLLHIKDISWLRIEKVTDVVNVGDEISVKIININKKERKVNLGMKQLVEHPFDKFAKDLTVGQIIPVKVTRILLEGVYVHASEDVECFVPIAKVSSERLRTPAKVVKIGEEKDAKITYIDRKGKKLDLTFVLEEKETDEFSSKKGPVSYSSNNNEEFTIGDKLKGLEDLFK, encoded by the coding sequence ATGTCAGACAATCAGAATAAAACAATGAGTGAATTATTTGAAGATTATGGTGTGTCAAAGATTAGAACAGGTGATTTGATTAAGGGTACAGTTATTTCTGTAAAACCTGAAGCCATATCAATCAATTTAAACTATAAATCTGATGGAGTTCTTACTAGAGATGAATATAGCTATGATTTTGTAGAAGATTTAACTAATGTTGTTAAAGAAGGAGACGAAGTAGAAGCTTTAGTCGTAAAATTAGGAGATCAAGACGGAAACGTAGTATTGACTAGAAAACCAATTGAAGAACAAAAAATATGGGAAAATTTCGAAAAATTAAAATCTGAAAAAGCTATAATTGAAACAAAAATAATAGAAGCTTGTGAATTTGGAATATTTGGAAAAGTTAATGGAATTAAAGGTTTTATACCTAAAAATCACATTTCTATTAATAGAAATGTTGATCCATCAGATTTTGTTGGCAAAACATTAAAAGTTAATATATTGGATACAAAAAATAGAAAAGGTAGAAAGCAATTAGTTTTAACTTCAAAAGCTATAGAAAAATTAGAAAAAGAAGCTAAAGCAAAAGAAGTTTGGAACACTTTAGTAGAAGGTGAAATATATGAAGGAACAGTTAAAAATCTTCAAGCTTATGGTGCTTTCGTAGACATCAACGGAGTAGACGGATTACTTCATATCAATGAAATTTCTTGGAACAGAATTAAGCATCCATCAGAAGTAGTTAATGTTGGAGACAAAATAAAAGTTAAAGTTAAGAGCATAGATATAGAAAACAAAAAATTATCATTAAGCTATAAAGCAACTATAAAAAGTCCTTGGGCAATATTCTGCGATGATAATAAAGTTGGACAAATCGTAACTGGCAAAGTAGTAAGAGTAGTAGATTTTGGTGCATTTGTAACAGTTGATGATATAGATTGTTTACTACACATTAAAGATATTTCTTGGTTAAGAATTGAAAAAGTTACTGATGTAGTTAACGTTGGAGATGAAATATCTGTTAAAATAATTAACATAAACAAAAAAGAAAGAAAAGTTAATTTAGGAATGAAACAATTAGTTGAGCATCCATTTGATAAATTTGCAAAAGATTTAACTGTTGGACAAATTATTCCTGTAAAAGTAACAAGAATATTATTAGAGGGTGTATATGTTCACGCTAGTGAAGATGTAGAATGTTTTGTGCCTATTGCTAAAGTTTCTTCAGAAAGATTAAGAACACCTGCAAAAGTAGTAAAAATTGGTGAAGAAAAAGATGCAAAAATTACTTATATAGATAGAAAAGGTAAAAAACTAGATTTAACATTTGTTCTTGAAGAAAAGGAAACTGATGAGTTTTCTAGTAAAAAAGGTCCAGTTTCATACTCTTCAAACAATAATGAAGAGTTTACAATAGGTGATAAATTAAAAGGATTAGAAGATTTATTTAAATAA
- a CDS encoding ABC transporter ATP-binding protein: MAQDYIIEMLHITKKFPGIIANDDITLQLKKGEVHALLGENGAGKSTLMSVLFGLYQPENGQILKNGKVVKINNPNDANNLRIGMVHQHFKLVEIFTVFENIILGVESSKLGFLKRKEAKEKIVRLSEQYGLKVDPDAIIEDITVGMQQRVEILKMLYRNNEILIFDEPTASLTPQEIEDLMKIMRELANEGKSILFITHKLNEIMEVADRCSVLRKGKYIGTVDIKSTNKEELSEMMVGRKVNFNVEKDDSKPKEVVLDIENLTVPSKIHKNNAVKNISFSVRKGEIVCIAGIDGNGQSELVYAITGLEKQSSGKISLLGKDISHASIRNRSKIGMGHIPEDRHKHGLVLDYSLAANSVLQSYWKPEFQKHGFLKKDAIMKYSDYLIDKYDVRSGQGSITKTRSMSGGNQQKAIVARELDRNPELVVVVQPTRGLDVGAIEYIHKQIIKERDQGAAILLVSLELDEVMNLSDRILVMYEGEIVGELDPKKTTVQELGLYMSGAKKDKAINCEELKNE, from the coding sequence ATGGCGCAAGATTATATAATTGAAATGCTCCATATTACAAAGAAATTTCCAGGAATAATTGCTAATGACGATATCACTTTACAGCTAAAAAAAGGTGAAGTACATGCACTCCTAGGTGAAAATGGAGCAGGTAAATCTACACTTATGAGTGTGCTGTTTGGCCTTTACCAACCTGAAAATGGACAAATATTAAAAAATGGAAAAGTCGTTAAAATTAATAACCCAAATGATGCAAATAATTTAAGAATTGGTATGGTGCATCAGCATTTTAAATTAGTTGAAATTTTTACAGTATTTGAAAATATTATATTAGGTGTAGAATCTAGTAAATTAGGATTTTTAAAAAGAAAAGAAGCTAAAGAAAAAATAGTTAGGCTTAGTGAACAATATGGGTTAAAAGTTGACCCAGACGCAATTATTGAAGATATAACTGTTGGTATGCAACAGCGTGTAGAAATATTAAAAATGTTATATAGGAATAATGAGATTTTGATTTTTGATGAACCTACAGCTTCTCTTACTCCACAGGAAATCGAAGATTTAATGAAAATCATGCGAGAACTTGCAAATGAAGGAAAATCAATACTTTTTATTACTCATAAATTAAATGAAATTATGGAAGTAGCTGATAGGTGTTCTGTATTAAGAAAAGGTAAATATATAGGAACAGTAGACATAAAAAGCACTAATAAAGAAGAACTGTCAGAAATGATGGTAGGAAGAAAAGTTAATTTTAATGTTGAAAAGGATGATAGTAAGCCTAAAGAAGTTGTTTTAGATATAGAAAATTTAACAGTACCAAGTAAAATACACAAAAACAATGCTGTTAAAAATATTTCATTCAGTGTGCGTAAAGGTGAAATTGTGTGTATTGCTGGTATAGATGGAAACGGTCAAAGTGAGTTGGTATATGCTATAACCGGACTTGAGAAACAAAGTAGTGGCAAAATATCTCTGCTTGGCAAGGATATATCTCACGCAAGTATTAGAAATCGTAGTAAAATCGGGATGGGACATATACCAGAAGATAGACACAAGCATGGTCTTGTATTAGATTATTCATTAGCTGCAAATTCTGTTTTACAAAGCTATTGGAAGCCTGAATTTCAAAAGCATGGTTTTTTGAAAAAAGATGCTATTATGAAGTATTCAGATTACTTAATTGATAAATATGATGTTAGAAGTGGACAAGGCTCAATCACAAAAACAAGAAGCATGTCAGGTGGTAATCAGCAAAAGGCGATTGTTGCAAGAGAGCTTGACAGAAACCCAGAACTTGTAGTTGTTGTACAACCTACTCGTGGTCTTGATGTAGGTGCTATAGAGTATATTCATAAACAAATTATAAAAGAGAGAGATCAAGGAGCTGCAATTTTACTTGTTTCTCTTGAACTTGATGAAGTAATGAACTTATCAGATCGAATTTTAGTTATGTATGAAGGCGAAATTGTTGGTGAATTAGATCCTAAAAAAACAACAGTACAGGAATTAGGACTTTATATGTCTGGTGCTAAGAAAGATAAAGCTATCAACTGTGAGGAATTAAAAAATGAGTAA
- a CDS encoding M42 family metallopeptidase has product MQFNSKLMNELSDCFSPSGREKNVREYITEQVKGLVDEITVDALGNLVCHKKGTGKKVMFSAHMDQIGLLITDIDDKGFLRFCAVGGVSPYKMLDQRVVFDNKTQGIVCVEKVDDYGKLKISNLYIDIMATSKEEAEKVVSIGDMCVSKTSYYENDGYVMCNALDDRIGCYVLIEALKQNFKTDNDLYFSFSVQEEVGCRGAKTSSFAVEPDLFVALDVTATGDTLNGIKMAVKLDGGAAIKLRDNSLLVPVEVKELMTQVAEKNDIKYQYEVLEFGGTDAGAAHINKSGIRSGCISIPSRNIHSGHEIVSKFDVNECIKLAVAIANK; this is encoded by the coding sequence ATGCAATTCAATTCAAAATTAATGAATGAACTTTCTGATTGTTTTTCACCATCAGGAAGAGAAAAAAATGTACGTGAATATATTACTGAACAAGTAAAGGGTTTAGTAGATGAAATAACTGTAGATGCATTGGGAAATTTAGTTTGCCATAAAAAAGGTACTGGAAAAAAAGTTATGTTTTCAGCTCATATGGATCAAATCGGTTTACTTATAACTGATATTGATGATAAAGGATTTTTGAGATTTTGCGCAGTAGGTGGAGTTAGTCCATACAAGATGCTTGATCAAAGAGTTGTTTTTGACAATAAAACTCAAGGAATAGTATGCGTAGAAAAAGTTGACGATTATGGTAAATTAAAAATAAGCAATTTATATATAGATATCATGGCTACATCTAAAGAAGAAGCAGAGAAAGTTGTAAGCATTGGTGATATGTGTGTTTCTAAGACAAGCTATTATGAAAATGATGGATACGTTATGTGCAATGCTCTTGATGATAGAATAGGATGTTATGTTTTGATTGAAGCCTTAAAGCAGAACTTTAAAACAGACAATGATTTATATTTTTCATTCTCTGTACAAGAAGAAGTTGGATGTAGAGGAGCTAAAACATCAAGCTTTGCAGTTGAGCCTGATTTATTTGTAGCACTTGATGTTACAGCAACAGGTGATACATTAAACGGAATAAAAATGGCAGTTAAATTAGATGGTGGTGCAGCAATTAAGTTAAGAGATAATTCTTTATTAGTTCCTGTTGAGGTAAAAGAACTTATGACACAAGTTGCTGAAAAAAATGATATTAAATATCAATATGAAGTTCTAGAATTCGGTGGAACAGATGCAGGAGCAGCTCATATTAACAAAAGTGGTATAAGAAGTGGTTGTATTTCTATTCCTTCAAGAAACATACACTCAGGACATGAAATAGTTAGTAAATTTGACGTTAACGAGTGTATTAAATTAGCGGTAGCAATTGCAAATAAATAA